In one window of Solanum pennellii chromosome 2, SPENNV200 DNA:
- the LOC107010688 gene encoding uncharacterized protein LOC107010688, whose translation MGDQKVVLVTGCAKGGIGYEYCKAFAEQNCRVFASDVAPRMSEMIDLQSDKIETLELDVVSDESVESAVNSIISKCGHIDILINNAGIGSMGPLAELPLDSIRKAYEINALGQLRMVQRVVPHMASRRSGSIVNVGSVVGKVSTPWAGSYCASKAAVFSMSHTLRIELSPFNIDVIIVVPGAIRSSFGYNSVERLQNYEWKLYKDFKEAIIERAKASQGSKATDASVFARHVAKKVLSPKPPKVIEFGHMIGLFSFLSWSPLWARDLFLSTRFKLNRKVIKV comes from the coding sequence ATGGGTGACCAAAAAGTTGTTCTAGTCACTGGCTGTGCCAAGGGTGGCATTGGTTACGAATATTGCAAGGCATTCGCTGAGCAAAACTGTCGAGTTTTTGCATCTGATGTAGCTCCACGAATGTCTGAAATGATAGATCTACAATCAGATAAAATTGAGACACTTGAGCTAGATGTTGTGTCGGATGAAAGCGTAGAATCTGCAGTGAATTCAATTATATCCAAATGTGGGCATATAGATATCTTGATCAACAATGCTGGAATAGGCAGCATGGGTCCTTTAGCTGAATTGCCTTTGGATTCAATCCGAAAAGCTTATGAAATTAATGCATTGGGGCAATTAAGGATGGTTCAACGAGTAGTCCCTCACATGGCATCGCGGCGCAGTGGAAGTATAGTGAATGTAGGGAGTGTTGTAGGAAAAGTGTCCACCCCTTGGGCAGGGTCTTATTGTGCTAGTAAAGCTGCGGTTTTTTCTATGTCTCACACTTTGAGGATTGAGTTAAGTCCGTTTAATATAGATGTAATTATTGTGGTCCCAGGTGCTATAAGATCAAGTTTTGGGTATAATAGTGTGGAAAGATTGCAGAACTATGAGTGGAAACTTTACAAGGATTTTAAAGAAGCTATAATTGAGCGTGCAAAGGCTTCTCAAGGGAGTAAAGCAACTGACGCATCAGTATTTGCTAGACATGTAGCAAAGAAGGTGTTGAGTCCAAAACCACCAAAGGTGATTGAATTTGGGCATATGATTGGacttttttctttcctttcttggTCCCCTCTTTGGGCTAGAGATTTGTTCTTATCAACTAGATTCAAGTTGAATCGCAAGGTCATTAAGgtgtaa